The following are from one region of the Coccinella septempunctata chromosome 7, icCocSept1.1, whole genome shotgun sequence genome:
- the LOC123317326 gene encoding hydroxysteroid dehydrogenase-like protein 2 — protein MINTGKLAGKTILITGASRGIGKAIALKAAKDGANIVVAAKTAEPHKILPGTIYTAAEEIEKCGGKALPCVVDVRDEAQVQSAVEQAVKKFGGIDIVVNNASAINLIGTEELTMKKYDLMQDINTRGTFLVSKLCIPYLKKSSHAHILTLSPPLDMKSYWFAPHVGYTISKFGMSMCVLGFHEELRPYNIAVNALWPRTAIQTAALDMLTEKQGAKYSRKPEIMSDAAYAILIQDPKSPKATGNFYIDDDVLRSNGITDLDQYCNDPAYKDQLMPDYFVGEDPKLQSSRSFLNFDKETSAEKGQSAEPQGQVAGLFKKIEASLTEEVVKSTEASFQFVVTGKEEGKWYLDLKSGSGKCGQGEAPTSPDATLQMDSENFFKMFTGKIKPATAYMTGRLKIKGNLQKALKLEKLMNSLKTKL, from the exons ATGATCAATACAGG aaaactagcAGGAAAAACGATACTCATCACTGGCGCGAGCAGAGGAATAGGCAAAGCCATAGCCCTCAAAGCTGCAAAAGATGGGGCCAATATTGTAGTTGCGGCTAAGACAGCTGAACCCCACAAGATTCTGCCTGGTACCATATACACGGCCGCTGAAGAAA ttgagaaatGTGGGGGAAAAGCTTTACCTTGTGTAGTCGACGTTAGAGATGAAGCCCAAGTCCAAAGTGCTGTCGAACAAGCTGTGAAAAAATTCGGTGGAATTGATATAGTTGTAAATAATGCTTCTGCTATAAATTTGATAGGAACTGAAGAATTAACTATGAAAAAGTATGATTTAATGCAAGATATCAACACTAGGGGCACATTTTTAGT ATCTAAATTGTGTATTCCCTACCTGAAAAAAAGTTCTCATGCTCACATTCTAACCTTGTCACCGCCATTGGACATGAAATCTTATTGGTTTGCCCCACATGTGGGGTATACGATATCCAAATTTGGTATGAGCATGTGTGTGTTAGGTTTTCATGAAGAACTGAGACCATACAACATCGCTGTTAATGCATTATGGCCTAGAACAGCTATCCAAACAGCAGCACTAGATATGCTAACCGAAAAACAAGGTGCCAAATATTCCAGGAAACCCGAAATTATGTCAGATGCTGCTTACGCTATATTAATCCAAGATCCCAAGTCCCCAAAAGCTACCGGAAACTTCTACATAGACGATGATGTTCTGAGATCGAACGGAATCACCGACTTGGATCAATATTGCAACGATCCAGCTTACAAAGACCAACTGATGCCCGATTATTTCGTAGGAGAAGACCCCAAGTTGCAAAGTTCAAGGTCATTCTTGAATTTTGACAAAGAAACAAGCGCAGAGAAGGGACAAAGCGCGGAGCCTCAAGGTCAAGTTGCGGGATTGTTCAAGAAAATCGAAGCTTCTTTAACCGAAGAAGTCGTTAAAAGTACTGAAGCGTCATTTCAATTCGTGGTAACTGGAAAAGAGGAAGGAAAATG GTATTTGGACTTGAAATCTGGAAGCGGTAAGTGCGGACAAGGCGAGGCTCCAACTAGTCCCGATGCGACCCTTCAGATGGACAGCGAGAACTTCTTCAAGATGTTCACAGGGAAGATCAAACCAGCTACTGCATATATGACCGGTAGGTTGAAAATCAAGGGAAACTTGCAGAAGGctttgaaacttgaaaaattgaTGAACAGCCTCAAGACGAAATTGTGA